A region of Periophthalmus magnuspinnatus isolate fPerMag1 chromosome 13, fPerMag1.2.pri, whole genome shotgun sequence DNA encodes the following proteins:
- the LOC117380530 gene encoding centrosomal protein of 164 kDa-like: protein MSGAVLVGDQLILQEEFDDDYIPSEQEVRDYAKEIGIDPDTEPELMWLAREGVIAPLPSGWKPCQDVTGDIYYFNFSTGQSSWEHPGDENYRNLVIQERERCKQAASSGGAGAKKDKKKKKEKVKEKKKKKEDLLGSALRPLTSPLGGLAPLRGLDAPGLGPLGSVPPLRRPLGSAGGLEPLKTSLGDSRSGGVSSVLGIRQEERVSLHRRVSLDDEEDDGENKSRNSDRPLKNLHLNIDDLGSGIQYEDSEGSAEAPEPELQNLALSRDLSLDPPSQQDDSINSDASSFTHNKLKNLCDIEDLLGSVSPPLEKKAPGNRPKAKEAPAPRVDRLTLHQSSPSPTNSSHSDTRDNLLPKNTDLGSSFGFKRPETSRGRPGRGQDAELPIQSREKKDEATERHKNMSDQEEEEEEEEDRERLMKEKQKRIHKLEEELKRQEEEEEKRLKAESEERLRTLRQSLMTKRKEEEAKLKEESEKILEELRASARAEREEQEQKIRQERKNIITDLQTEIEEEQEAERKKLEAKKKKDLERLKAEIEEEIEEERERLQSDKDERLSDLRQEVQSSGGRRNLNKSEQHLFEYRTELSDVLQEVREEEERQHRRKLEQLKEAHRREMDDIREKYGNEESVERERIMIRVKDEMHQLEASHALELEKIRIQHNVQIEKIQLENTRRENELRDLSNELELRSGRLQSQEVMLKSKEEDLNRRRKSLVVEEEEVDRQMESLPRLIHERDVLKEELEREREEKRQAREMMRIAQEERDKAKNTETRLRDERDRAREEQRRSQEEQRRSREERDRLERRVQLLQERCEQLSLRDSEFGGGAEASTSKLEPKSDLKSSDAAGAMGDPPLLVEELDPPLSPAADSHSSIDDVKRYILSHGDSIQKTKVFLEKERRKLMEREAALRAAQTNPGLERGVTEDVLHNLQQEAKIVGDLQQTVQKGISLLQRKEEKLQHLENSVTDKPLFENIPRLPERTVTFDVTDSDVSSAMDPPFSRDQPAVPPRVQDLVESLQEISGQLNTVVGVLGSLAQRPNPAFSLPQPGLDFTHSRLSQASENWAPPPPMFSSTLNTGLKTSDDLINSRWRQIFPGAAMGPSISKRSTSYSSHAPLRQSWSAPYRQSTTESDGHRLQDLIDSNKRWLEIRRKDTNIPLLTRYRPATNSGLIQLGLDDNNEIRVFHY, encoded by the exons ATGTCTGGAGCTGTTCTTGTAGGAGATCAGCTCATCCTTCAGGAGGAATTTGATGATGACTATATACCGTCTGAACAAG AGGTTCGAGATTATGCTAAGGAGATTGGTATTGACCCAGACactgagccagagcttatgtggTTGGCCCGGGAGGGAGTTATTGCCCCTCTTCCCAGTGGCTGGAAACCATG CCAAGATGTAACTGGGGACATTTACTATTTCAACTTCTCCACGGGACAGTCATCATGGGAACATCCAGGTGACGAAAACTACCGCAACCTAGTGATCCAGGAACGAGAGAGGTGCAAACAGGCAGCGagttcaggaggagcaggagccaAAAAGgataaaaagaagaagaaagagaaagtaaaggagaagaagaagaagaaggaggactTGTTGGGCTCTGCTTTGAGACCCCTCACATCTCCACTCGGGGGGCTGGCTCCTCTCCGGGGTCTGGACGCTCCTGGACTCGGCCCACTGGGGTCTGTCCCGCCTCTGAGACGGCCCCTGGGGAGCGCAGGGGGGCTAGAGCCACTCAAGACATCCCTCGGG GATTCCCGAAGCGGTGGTGTCTCCAGTGTTTTGGGCATTAGGCAAGAAGAGAGAGTGTCTTTACATCGGAGAGTGTCCTTagatgatgaagaggatgatGGAGAAAATAAG AGTCGAAATTCAGACCGTCCACTGAAAAATCTCCATTTGAATATAGATGATCTTGGAAGTGGCATACAATATGAG GACAGCGAAGGCAGTGCAGAAGCCCCAGAGCCAGAGTTACAAAATCTTGCCCTTTCAAGAGACCTAAGCCTAGACCCACCTTCACAACAA GATGACAGTATAAACAGTGATGCGTCTTCTTTCACACATAACAAG TTGAAGAATCTTTGCGATATAGAAGATCTCTTGGGCTCAGTTAGTCCACCACTGGAGAAGAAGGCTCCTGGAAACAG GCCAAAGGCGAAGGAGGCACCTGCTCCCAGAGTGGATCGTCTCACGCTGCATCAGTCCAGTCCTTCTCCTACAAACTCCTCCCATTCAGATACAAGAGACAATCTCCTCCCCAAAAACACTGATTTGGGATCTTCTTTTGGGTTTAAAAGGCCCGAGACTTCAAGGGGCCGCCCAGGACGAGGTCAAGATGCAGAGCTGCCCATTCAAAGCCGAGAGAAGAAAGATGAAGCTACTGAGAGGCATAAAAACATGTCCGatcaggaggaagaagaagaagaagaagaagacagggagagactGATGAAGGAAAAGCAAAAGAGGATTCACAAACTTGAGGAAGAACtgaagagacaagaggaagaggaggagaagaggctgAAGgctgagagtgaggagagactcAG GACTCTACGTCAGTCACTGatgacaaaaagaaaagaggaagaagcCAAACTTAAAGAGGAGTCTGAAAAGATTCTGGAGGAGCTCAGAGCGTCTGCACGAGCCGAGCGTGAGGAGCAGGAGCAAAAGATCAG GCAGGAGAGAAAAAACATCATCACAGACCTCCAGACGGAAATAGAAGAGGAACAAGAGGCGGAGAGAAAGAAACTTGAAGCTAAAAAGAAGAAAGACCTGGAGCGACTGAAGGCTGAGATTGAAGAAGagatagaagaggagagagagagacttcaGAGCGACAAAGACGAGAGACTCAGCGACCTCAGACAAGAA GTCCAAAGTtctggaggaagaagaaatcTGAACAAATCAGAGCAACATCTGTTTGAATACCGCACAGAG CTGTCGGACGTGCTCCaggaagtgagagaggaagaagagcgaCAACATCGGAGGAAGTTAGAGCAGCTGAAGGAGGCGCACAGGAGAGAGATGGACGACATCAGGGAGAAATACGGGAACGAG GAGAGCGTTGAGAGGGAACGGATAATGATCAGAGTTAAAGATGAAATGCACCAGCTGGAAGCGTCTCACGCACTTGAACTGGAGAAAATCAGAATCCAGCACAATGTTCAGATTGAGAAAATACAACTGGAAAACACACGCAGG GAGAATGAACTTAGAGACTTGTCAAACGAGTTAGAGCTGCGGAGCGGCCGACTGCAGAGTCAGGAGGTCATGCTGAAGTCCAAG GAAGAAGATTTGAACAGAAGGAGGAAAAGTTTGGtggtggaggaagaggaagtggaCAGACAGATGGAG TCCCTGCCCCGTCTGATCCACGAGCGGGACGTCctgaaggaggagctggagagggaGCGGGAGGAAAAGAGACAGGCGCGGGAGATGATGAGGATCGCACAAGAGGAGCGCGACAAGGCAAAAAACACAGAGACTCGACTGAGAGACGAGCGGGACAgagccagagaggagcagaggaggagccaagaggagcagaggaggagcagggaggagcggGACAGACTGGAGAGGAGGGTCCAGCTGCTGCAAGAGAGATGTGAGCAGCTCAGCCTCAGGGACAG TGAGTTTGGAGGAGGCGCTGAGGCGAGTACGTCCAAACTGGAGCCAAAATCAGACCTAAAGTCCTCGGATGCTGCTGGTGCTATGGGAGACCCCCCTCTGCTCGTGGAGGAGCTCGACCCCCCGCTGTCTCCTGCTGCTGACAGCCACAGCAGCATCGACGA TGTGAAGAGGTACATCTTATCACACGGAGACTCCATTCAGAAAACCAAGGTGTTcctggagaaagagaggaggaagctgATGGAGCGAGAGGCGGCTTTAAGAGCGGCTCAGACTAACCCAGGGCTGGAGAGGGGAGTCACGGAGGACGTCTTACACAATCTACAGCAG gaaGCCAAAATCGTGGGGGATCTTCAGCAGACGGTTCAGAAAGGGATTTCACTCCtacaaagaaaagaggagaaactTCAGCACCTGGAAAACTCCGTGACCGATAAG ccTTTGTTTGAAAATATTCCACGTCTACCTGAAAGGACGGTGACTTTTGATGTGACTGATTCAGACGTGAGCAGCGCCATGGACCCGCCTTTCAGCAGAG ATCAGCCTGCAGTCCCACCCAGAGTGCAGGACCTGGTGGAGTCCCTGCAGGAGATTTCGGGGCAGCTGAACACAGTGGTGGGGGTGCTGGGGTCTTTAGCCCAAAGACCAAACCCCGCCTTCTCTCTACCTCAGCCCGGACTGGACTTCACACACTCGAGGCTTTCACAGGCGTCCGAAAACTGGGCACCGCCGCCTCCGATGTTCAGCTCCACGCTCAACACTGGACTGAAGACCTCGGACGACCTCATCAACAGCAGATGGAGGCAGATATTTCCTG gAGCTGCAATGGGACCAAGTATCTCCAAACGTAGCACCTCCTACTCTTCACACGCTCCTCTCCG TCAAAGCTGgagcgccccctacaggcaGAGCACCACAGAGTCAGACGGACACAGACTTCAGGATCTTATTGACAGTAACAAGAGGTGGCTCGAAATTCGACGCAAAGACACCAACAT ACCGTTATTGACTCGATATCGTCCTGCGACAAACAGTGGCCTGATTCAACTCGGTTTGGACGACAACAACGAGATACGAGTTTTTCATTATTga
- the LOC117380067 gene encoding apolipoprotein A-I-like yields the protein MKYVALALALLLAIGCQAASLQADAPSQLEHARGLMRMYLDQVKNSLDNIASKVDDEQMKAAILNHAQSAHEQIVQLQAQVAPITDSAVATLSDATADLRASISTDIETLKKELEPLRTELHAVVNKHIEEYRALLQPIMEEQRAKQEAEMAAWKAKLEPVMEELRAKISVNVEETKSKLLPIIEKVREKITERVESVKAMVDPYVQEYKEQMKQAYTQVGSLRETNFEEVKQKLAPHVESVKTSFESLVNEVKNMMGQ from the exons ATGAAGTACGTGGCTCTTGCTCTTGCTCTCCTTCTTGCCATTG GTTGCCAGGCTGCCTCCCTGCAGGCCGATGCTCCCTCTCAGCTGGAGCACGCCCGTGGCCTCATGAGGATGTACCTGGACCAAGTCAAGAACAGCCTGGACAACATTGCCTCAAAGGTCGACGATGAGCAGATGAA GGCTGCTATCCTCAACCACGCTCAGTCCGCCCACGAGCAAATCGTCCAGCTCCAGGCCCAGGTCGCCCCCATCACCGACAGCGCCGTGGCAACCCTGAGCGACGCCACCGCCGACCTGCGCGCCTCCATCTCCACTGACATCGAAACTCTGAAGAAGGAGCTGGAGCCTCTGCGCACTGAGCTGCACGCAGTGGTCAACAAGCACATCGAAGAATACAGGGCCCTGCTGCAGCCCATCATGGAGGAGCAACGCGCCAAACAGGAGGCCGAGATGGCAGCCTGGAAGGCCAAACTCGAGCCCGTGATGGAGGAGCTGCGTGCCAAAATCAGCGTCAACGTGGAAGAGACCAAGAGCAAACTGTTGCCGATCATCGAGAAGGTCCGCGAGAAGATCACCGAGAGAGTGGAGTCCGTGAAGGCCATGGTGGACCCCTACGTGCAGGAATACAAGGAGCAGATGAAGCAGGCCTACACCCAGGTGGGAAGCTTGAGGGAGACCAACTTCGAAGAGGTGAAGCAGAAGCTGGCGCCACACGTGGAATCTGTCAAGACCAGCTTTGAGAGTCTCGTCAACGAAGTCAAAAACATGATGGGCCAGTAA